A window of Clostridium taeniosporum genomic DNA:
GGACAATCATTATTTTATAGTATCTTTATATTCTACAATAAATGATTTTCCTTCACTTCTCTAAAGTCCACTTTAATATCTTCATAATTATCAAATAAGGTAAATCCTTTAAAATATATTTTAAAATAATAAGGAGGAATTCACATGTCAAAACAAAAATTTAACAAATTAAAAAAATCTATTTTGGTATTCACAGTGATTCCATCAATTTTAGGAACTACATTGGTTGGCTTTCCTGGAATTCCTGTCAATGCTGCTACTAAAGTTAACGCTAAATATCAAGCTAAACAGATTAAACGTAATGTAATGTATTATGGAGATTGGTCTATCTGGGGTGGTCAAAACAACTTTTATCCTAAAAACATACCAGCTAATCAACTAACTCATTTAAATTTTGCTTTTTTAGACTTTAATGAAGATGGAAGCTTGCAATTTACAGATTCCGGAGCTGCACTTGATGCTCCAGTTGGAATGCCTGTACAATGGAACGATGCAAATGCAGGTTTATTAAATGCTTTTCAAGAATTAAGAGCTGAAAATCCAAATTTAAAAATAGGTATTTCCCTTGGTGGTTGGTCTAAATCTGGAGATTTTTCTAAAGTAGTTGCTAATAGCTCTACTAGAGCTAAGTTTGTTGAAAACATTATGAAATTTATACAATATACTAATATGGATTTTGTTGATGTTGACTGGGAATATCCTTGTTCTGTTAGAGAGCCAGATCTTGTAGATAATAAAAATGATGAAGGTACTATAAATTCAACTGCTGCTGATAAAGAAAATTACATTCTTTTATTACAAGATTTAAGAAACGCCTTAGATAAGCAAGGTGAAAAAATAGGAAAAACTTATGAACTTTCTGTAGCTCTGCCTGCACCAAAAGCAAAATTAGATTCAGGTATTGATATTAAAAAATTATTTAAGGTGGTTGATTTTGCAAACATCATGACATACGATATGAGAGGTGCTTGGGACGATACTAGTGGACATCAAACAGCTCTTTATGCTAATCCAAATGATCCACTAACTGAAAGTGGTTTATCAATTGATCAAAGTGTCAAATATCTTTTAAGCAATGGTGCTCCATCAGATAAAATAGTCATTGGTTCTGCTTATTATAGTCGTGGATGGCAAAAAGTGTCTAATGGCCCTGATTCTAAGACACCTGGATTATACGGTACAGCAGAAGTAGTTTCAAAAGATGCTGATGGTAACCCTGCAAAAGGAGCAAAAAATGAAGCACCATTAAAATCAGGAGATAGTGGCCGTGTAGGTGGAGTTTGGTCTTACAGAAGCTTAAATAAATTAAAGTCAGCATATCCTGGTATTAAAGAATATTGGGATGATATTGCTAAAGCACCTTATCTATATGATGAAAACAGTGGTGCATTTTTCACTTATGATAACACTAAATCTATAGGTGAAAAAGTCAATTATGTAAAGGAAAATAACTTAGGAGGTATGATTGCATGGATGGCTTCACAAGATGCTCCTACATCATCTGATAATCGTGATGAATTAACTAAATTTACAAAAAGTAAATTGTACGGTAATGACAAGCTTCCTGAATATAATATAGTTTATAATAATCTAAATGTTACTGCAACAATAACTCCATATGCTGAAAGTTGGGGAACTAGTGGTGGTTATAACATCACTATAACAAATAATGAAAAACTAGAAGAATCTGATGCAGTTTTAAAAGGTGTAGAAAGATGCGCTGAAACAATAAAAACTCCAAAAATTTATATAAAGAGTACAGATGGTCCTTTATCTTCTGGTGAATACACTACTGGAGCAGTTAGCTATGAGGATGGCTACACTGTAGTAGATATTTCTACTACTTATGACGGTAAAACTATAACTCCTGGTAAGAGCTATTCATTTAAATTAAAAACTAGTGTTGCACCAAAGGATACTTCTGCTATACAAAGTATAGAATTATCTCAACGTATCCATAAAAATGCTGTTGAAATAGGTAGACAAACCATCTTTACTCCTAATAACAAATAGATAATTATATTTAATACACGGAATGAATCATAATTAAGTTTTAACTTAATTATGATCCATTCCTCTTTTTATATCTTATTATTTTATTTAAACATTTGTTCGAAGTTAATGTAAAAAGTAATTTATATATATAATCCATAATTTAAAATCATTATAATATTGGTGAAAGTAATCGTGCTAAAGATTCTTTTATCTTTAAATAAGTACTTCTACAAGCATGAGATTCTTTAGTTATCTCTTCAGAAAATTTAATATCCTCCATAAATTGTTTTTCGTAATCACTAGCTACTCT
This region includes:
- a CDS encoding glycoside hydrolase family 18 protein is translated as MSKQKFNKLKKSILVFTVIPSILGTTLVGFPGIPVNAATKVNAKYQAKQIKRNVMYYGDWSIWGGQNNFYPKNIPANQLTHLNFAFLDFNEDGSLQFTDSGAALDAPVGMPVQWNDANAGLLNAFQELRAENPNLKIGISLGGWSKSGDFSKVVANSSTRAKFVENIMKFIQYTNMDFVDVDWEYPCSVREPDLVDNKNDEGTINSTAADKENYILLLQDLRNALDKQGEKIGKTYELSVALPAPKAKLDSGIDIKKLFKVVDFANIMTYDMRGAWDDTSGHQTALYANPNDPLTESGLSIDQSVKYLLSNGAPSDKIVIGSAYYSRGWQKVSNGPDSKTPGLYGTAEVVSKDADGNPAKGAKNEAPLKSGDSGRVGGVWSYRSLNKLKSAYPGIKEYWDDIAKAPYLYDENSGAFFTYDNTKSIGEKVNYVKENNLGGMIAWMASQDAPTSSDNRDELTKFTKSKLYGNDKLPEYNIVYNNLNVTATITPYAESWGTSGGYNITITNNEKLEESDAVLKGVERCAETIKTPKIYIKSTDGPLSSGEYTTGAVSYEDGYTVVDISTTYDGKTITPGKSYSFKLKTSVAPKDTSAIQSIELSQRIHKNAVEIGRQTIFTPNNK